Below is a genomic region from Hoeflea sp. 108.
GTCAGGCACTCGAGATCGCGCTGAAAAGCTGGGGTTATGCGGTCGCCACCGATCAGAAGACGGAGGGCAAGACGATCCCGCTCGCCTATGTCATGGACATCTATGAAGGCCAGGTCCTGGTACGCATGTCGACAACTAACGTCGAACTCGGACGTGCCTACGAGACAACAATGTCAGGCGCGTCCCCGGCGAGTCCGCTCTCTGTCATGCGTCGTGGATAGGGGAGGGACAAGCATGGTGCAATCCTTAAAACTCGGCGGTACGCCAAACCAGGAGAACGGCTCCGGCATTCAGCGCCTCAACAGGTTGCCGGTGGTTGCCGCAGTCGTACTCGTCCTGCTCTTCTTCGCCGTCATCATCTTTGGATTGACGTCGCGTGGCCTGCTCTTTCGCAGCGACGATGGCATCGACGCTGCCTCGAACAACCCGGCATCGACATATGCCGAGCAGCTGAAGCGCGGAGTGTCGGATGGCATTATTGGAGACCCCGCCGAGGTGAACACGCCCCCACCGGCGCCACCAGTGCCGGCTCAAGTAGCAGCGCAGGTGGCCGAGAACCCTTTCGAAACAAGGCACGATCGCCAAGATCAATCGCCTGAGCAGGGTGAACCCGAGAAAGCCTGGAAGGCCCGTTTAGAACGTGAACAGCGAGAGCAGTACATTCGTGAACGCCATCGCCAGAAAATGGCTCGCCTGCAGGCCAGTGATGCTGCCTACGACTCGCCTCTCGCAGTCAGCCTGAACAATCTCGAAGCACCCGATGCAAACGAAAAACAGAACCCCGGAAACGCATCGGCAATATCAGCCAGACCTGCTGCGGCCGGCGATCTCTATGCTGCAGCCATTCAGGCAGGTATCGGCGGCCAGAACCTCGATCCGAATGGCCAGCGTGCCAAGACTGATTTCTTCAATGCTGACATGAGAGATCTCGGCTACCTGCCGAACAGGCTGGTTCATCAGCAATCTGTCTATGAGCTGAAACGCGGCTCGGTGATACCCGCAACGTTGATCACCGGGATCAATTCCGACCTGCCGGGCCGCATCACCGCCCAGGTCAGCCAAAACG
It encodes:
- the trbH gene encoding conjugal transfer protein TrbH: MRHVLAVLSLWSAVAGCQAPTTDRLVASSAPPEISGSAASAIAGDMVTKLAEQIGPGNNTIILKPDSSPFGQALEIALKSWGYAVATDQKTEGKTIPLAYVMDIYEGQVLVRMSTTNVELGRAYETTMSGASPASPLSVMRRG
- the trbI gene encoding IncP-type conjugal transfer protein TrbI translates to MVQSLKLGGTPNQENGSGIQRLNRLPVVAAVVLVLLFFAVIIFGLTSRGLLFRSDDGIDAASNNPASTYAEQLKRGVSDGIIGDPAEVNTPPPAPPVPAQVAAQVAENPFETRHDRQDQSPEQGEPEKAWKARLEREQREQYIRERHRQKMARLQASDAAYDSPLAVSLNNLEAPDANEKQNPGNASAISARPAAAGDLYAAAIQAGIGGQNLDPNGQRAKTDFFNADMRDLGYLPNRLVHQQSVYELKRGSVIPATLITGINSDLPGRITAQVSQNVYDSATGHRLLVPQGTKLFGRYDSNVSFGQSRVLAVWTDVIFPNGATLQIGGMAGTDAQGNGGFKDKVDNHYFKTFGSAILLAIIGTGIDMAVPQSSTSSNQNNASDAARRNFAETFGRLAERTISKNLDVQPTLEIRPGYKFNILVDQDIVFPGAYRG